In Amycolatopsis jiangsuensis, the following proteins share a genomic window:
- a CDS encoding FKBP-type peptidyl-prolyl cis-trans isomerase: MQRIGKIAAVAACAVAAGSGLTACGGDSDAAPSRACTADDIATTGSFGQAPEITIPDDCAPPAKLVTKDLSVGTGAAAQQGQAVAMDYTVVTWSDKKQLDTSFGKEPFTLHLGAGEVIQGWDQGLAGIKQGGRRLLIIPPDLAYGQGGRGIAPNETLVFVADAVAVPAAQS; the protein is encoded by the coding sequence ATGCAGAGAATCGGCAAGATCGCGGCCGTGGCCGCGTGCGCGGTGGCCGCGGGGTCCGGGCTGACCGCCTGCGGGGGCGACAGCGACGCGGCTCCCTCCCGCGCGTGCACCGCGGACGACATCGCGACCACCGGGTCGTTCGGCCAGGCACCGGAGATCACCATCCCGGACGACTGCGCCCCGCCGGCGAAGCTGGTCACCAAGGACCTGTCCGTGGGCACCGGCGCGGCCGCGCAGCAGGGCCAGGCGGTGGCGATGGACTACACCGTGGTCACCTGGTCGGACAAGAAGCAGCTGGACACCTCGTTCGGCAAGGAGCCGTTCACCCTGCACCTCGGGGCGGGTGAGGTGATCCAGGGCTGGGACCAGGGACTGGCCGGGATCAAACAGGGCGGCCGCCGGCTGCTGATCATCCCGCCGGACCTCGCCTACGGCCAGGGTGGGCGGGGCATCGCCCCGAACGAGACGCTGGTGTTCGTGGCCGACGCGGTGGCGGTGCCGGCCGCGCAGAGCTGA
- a CDS encoding HelD family protein yields MSPDRETDRAVPDGTSDDALDHAAELAREQAYVSTLFAKLDTEREDAQRRLGETLLQNGRNAQARTERDVATTVYTDRLAQLGSVEQGLCFGRLDFRPGHDEETTYVGRLGLFDEDDDYRPLLIDWRAPVARPFYLATAASPEGVRRRRHLRSLSRRVTGFDDEILDLTAADQGQDLGLAGEAALLAALERRRTGEMNDIVATIQAEQDRIIRAPLGGVMVVQGGPGTGKTAVALHRAAYLLYTHRQQLTTRGVLVVGPNSTFLRYIGQVLPSLGETGVLLATIGQLWPGLDADGTEAPEATEIKGRAVMTDVLAAAVRDRQRVPEPVLEIEHEREILKLDRKTCAEARTRARRSRRPHNLARRLFVSDVLDALTRQAARKLGEDLLDAQDVQDIRAELAASPAVAAALTRLWPKLTPERLLDDLFADPAFLARAAGKLLPESELTWLESGRDAKWTPADVPLLDELAELLGVDDSEEQAQHRRRERVERAYAEGVLDILEQDEEIQDEEMLRVSDVLDAELFAERQQARSELTAAQRAAQDRTWTFGHVIVDEAQELSAMDWRLLMRRTPNRSMTLVGDVAQTGAAGGAHSWAEVLEPYVEQRWRLEQLTVNYRTPAEIMAVAAGVLAELGSGLVPPSSVRETGVPPWHRHSTDPDVDLPGLVRAELSAVDGGTVAVLVPAARHERLRALLAEDERLSVLTVDRAKGLEFDAVVLVAPDEIVAGSARGLNDLYVALTRATQRLGVVQTGEPVPGLSGLG; encoded by the coding sequence GTGTCCCCGGACCGGGAAACAGACCGTGCCGTCCCGGACGGCACGTCCGACGATGCCCTTGACCATGCCGCCGAGCTGGCTCGTGAGCAGGCGTACGTCTCGACGCTCTTCGCGAAGCTCGACACCGAGCGCGAGGACGCGCAGCGGCGCCTCGGCGAGACCCTGCTGCAGAACGGCCGCAACGCGCAGGCGCGCACCGAACGCGACGTCGCCACCACGGTCTACACCGACCGGCTCGCGCAGCTCGGTTCGGTGGAACAGGGCCTGTGCTTCGGCCGGCTGGACTTCCGGCCCGGCCACGACGAGGAGACCACCTACGTCGGGCGGCTCGGGTTGTTCGACGAGGACGACGACTACCGGCCGCTGCTGATCGACTGGCGGGCCCCGGTCGCCCGGCCGTTCTACCTGGCCACCGCCGCCTCCCCGGAGGGGGTGCGCCGGCGGCGGCACCTGCGGTCGCTCAGTCGCCGGGTCACCGGATTCGACGACGAGATCCTCGACCTCACCGCCGCCGACCAGGGCCAGGACCTCGGGCTGGCGGGCGAGGCGGCGCTGCTGGCGGCGCTGGAACGCCGGCGCACCGGCGAGATGAACGACATCGTCGCCACCATCCAGGCCGAACAGGACCGGATCATCCGCGCCCCGCTCGGCGGCGTGATGGTGGTGCAGGGCGGCCCGGGTACCGGGAAGACCGCGGTGGCACTGCACCGCGCGGCCTACCTGCTCTACACCCACCGCCAGCAGCTGACCACGCGTGGCGTGCTCGTGGTGGGGCCGAACAGCACGTTCCTGCGCTACATCGGCCAGGTGCTGCCCTCGCTCGGCGAGACCGGCGTGCTGCTGGCCACGATCGGGCAGCTGTGGCCGGGGCTGGACGCCGACGGGACCGAGGCCCCGGAGGCCACCGAGATCAAGGGCCGCGCGGTGATGACCGACGTGCTCGCCGCCGCGGTGCGCGACCGTCAGCGGGTGCCCGAACCGGTGCTGGAGATCGAGCACGAGCGCGAAATCCTCAAGCTGGACCGCAAAACCTGCGCCGAGGCGCGCACGCGGGCCCGTCGTTCGCGCCGTCCGCACAACCTCGCGCGCCGGCTGTTCGTGTCCGACGTGCTCGACGCGCTGACCCGGCAGGCCGCGCGCAAGCTGGGGGAGGACCTGCTCGACGCCCAGGACGTGCAGGACATCCGCGCCGAGCTGGCGGCCAGTCCGGCCGTCGCGGCCGCGCTCACCCGGCTGTGGCCGAAGCTGACCCCGGAAAGGCTGCTCGACGACCTGTTCGCCGATCCGGCCTTCCTCGCCCGGGCGGCCGGGAAGCTGCTGCCGGAGTCCGAGCTGACCTGGCTGGAAAGCGGTCGCGACGCGAAGTGGACGCCTGCCGACGTGCCGCTGCTGGACGAGCTGGCCGAGCTGCTCGGCGTGGACGATTCCGAGGAGCAGGCCCAGCACCGCCGGCGCGAACGCGTGGAACGGGCGTACGCCGAGGGCGTGCTGGACATCCTCGAACAGGACGAGGAGATCCAGGACGAGGAGATGCTGCGGGTTTCCGACGTGCTGGACGCCGAGCTGTTCGCCGAACGGCAGCAGGCGCGCAGCGAGCTGACCGCGGCGCAGCGGGCGGCGCAGGACCGCACCTGGACGTTCGGGCACGTGATCGTGGACGAGGCGCAGGAGCTGTCCGCGATGGACTGGCGGCTGCTGATGCGCCGCACGCCGAACCGGTCGATGACGCTGGTCGGCGACGTCGCGCAGACCGGTGCTGCCGGGGGAGCGCACAGCTGGGCCGAAGTGCTGGAGCCGTACGTGGAGCAGCGCTGGCGGCTCGAGCAGCTCACCGTGAACTACCGGACCCCGGCCGAGATCATGGCGGTGGCCGCGGGCGTGCTCGCCGAACTCGGCAGCGGTCTCGTCCCGCCGTCGTCGGTGCGGGAGACCGGGGTGCCGCCCTGGCACCGGCACAGCACCGACCCGGACGTCGACCTGCCCGGCCTGGTCCGCGCCGAACTGTCCGCTGTGGACGGTGGCACGGTGGCGGTGCTCGTCCCGGCGGCGCGCCACGAACGGCTGCGCGCACTGCTGGCCGAGGACGAACGGCTCAGCGTGCTGACCGTGGACCGGGCCAAGGGGCTGGAGTTCGACGCGGTGGTGCTGGTGGCGCCGGACGAGATCGTGGCAGGCTCCGCGCGCGGGCTCAACGATCTGTACGTGGCGCTGACCCGGGCGACCCAGCGCCTCGGAGTGGTCCAGACCGGTGAACCGGTCCCGGGCCTGTCCGGGCTTGGCTAA
- a CDS encoding heme o synthase, translating to MSLVNAAHGRSEDTSAESPAGAPPRGARRSFRQVAGAYAALAKPRVIELLLVTTIPAMFLAGREVPDLWLVLATLVGGTMAAGSANALNCVIDADIDKVMNRTKRRPLVKDSVPRRGALVFGLVLGIASAAVLYFTVNLLSAILAIATILFYIFVYTLGLKRRTSQNVVWGGAAGCMPVVIGWAAVTGTVQWPAFVMFGVIFFWTPPHTWALGMKYRDDYERAGVPMLPVVATAQHVARQIVVYSWVMVAWTLLLLPVTSWLYATFAVVAGAWFLFYAHRLHASVRRGVETKPMALFHRSNTYLMIVFVALAVDSAIGLPVLGLPF from the coding sequence ATGTCGTTGGTGAACGCTGCGCACGGACGCAGTGAAGACACCAGCGCCGAATCCCCGGCCGGTGCACCACCGCGCGGGGCCCGGCGAAGCTTCCGCCAGGTGGCCGGTGCCTACGCCGCGCTCGCCAAGCCGCGGGTGATCGAACTCCTCCTCGTCACCACCATCCCGGCGATGTTCCTCGCCGGGCGCGAGGTGCCGGACCTGTGGCTGGTGCTGGCCACGCTCGTCGGCGGCACCATGGCCGCGGGCAGCGCGAACGCGCTCAACTGCGTGATCGACGCGGACATCGACAAGGTCATGAACCGCACCAAGCGGCGGCCGCTGGTGAAGGACTCGGTGCCGCGCCGCGGCGCGCTGGTGTTCGGGCTGGTGCTCGGGATCGCCTCGGCCGCCGTCCTGTACTTCACGGTGAACCTGCTGTCGGCGATCCTCGCGATCGCCACGATCCTGTTCTACATCTTCGTCTACACCCTCGGGCTCAAGCGCCGGACCTCGCAGAACGTGGTGTGGGGCGGCGCGGCAGGCTGCATGCCGGTGGTGATCGGCTGGGCCGCGGTCACCGGCACCGTGCAGTGGCCCGCGTTCGTGATGTTCGGGGTCATCTTCTTCTGGACCCCGCCGCACACCTGGGCGCTGGGGATGAAGTACCGCGACGACTACGAGCGCGCCGGGGTGCCGATGCTGCCGGTGGTCGCCACCGCGCAGCACGTGGCCCGCCAGATCGTCGTGTACTCGTGGGTTATGGTCGCCTGGACGCTGCTGCTGCTCCCGGTGACCAGCTGGCTGTACGCCACCTTCGCGGTCGTCGCCGGCGCGTGGTTCCTCTTCTACGCCCACCGCCTGCACGCCTCGGTCCGCCGCGGCGTGGAGACCAAGCCGATGGCGCTGTTCCACCGGTCCAACACGTATCTGATGATCGTGTTCGTGGCGCTGGCGGTCGACTCCGCGATCGGGTTGCCGGTACTCGGCCTGCCGTTCTGA
- the tkt gene encoding transketolase, translated as MSETASTSENNPLLRRNVPADWTETDTRAVDTVRVLAADAVERCGSGHPGTAMSLAPLAYTLFQRTLRHDPADPEWPARDRFVLSAGHSSLTLYIQLYLAGFGLELADLEQLRRWGSKTPGHPEYQHTKGVETTTGPLGQGLGNAVGMAMAARRERGLLDPDAAPGESIFDHRVYVIASDGDIEEGVTSEASSIAGRQELGNLIVFYDDNKISIEDDTNIALSEDVAKRYEAYGWHVQVVEGGEDVVAIEEAIKAAQAETGRPSFIVLRTIIGYPAPTKMNTGKAHGAALGADEVAAVKKILGFDPEQSFAVEDAVIEHTRKALDRGKEERAAWQQRFDAWAAANPERKKLADRLAARELPEGFADALPKWEPDAKGIATRKASGEVLNALAEPMPELWGGSADLAESNNTTMKGADSFGPEKAGTDMWQTNPYGRTLHFGIREHAMGSILNGIALHGGTRPYGATFLTFSDYMRPPVRLAALMHAPVIYVWTHDSIGLGEDGPTHQPIEQLAALRAIPGLNVVRPADANETAYAWKAVLEDVHAPSGFALTRQNVPVLEGTNAEGVKKGGYVLAEASTGAPEVVLVATGSEVQLAVEARKTLEAEGTPTSVVSMPCVEWFEAQEQSYKDAVLPPSVKARVSVEAGIALPWHRITGDAGVNVSIEHYGASADAATLFREFGFTAEAVVDAAHRSIAKTKN; from the coding sequence GTGTCCGAAACCGCTTCCACCAGCGAGAACAACCCGTTGCTCCGGCGTAACGTGCCGGCTGACTGGACCGAGACCGACACCCGCGCCGTGGACACCGTCCGGGTGCTGGCCGCGGACGCGGTCGAGCGCTGCGGCAGCGGCCACCCCGGTACCGCGATGAGCCTCGCGCCGCTGGCCTACACACTGTTCCAGCGCACGCTGCGGCACGACCCGGCCGACCCGGAGTGGCCCGCCCGCGACCGGTTCGTGCTGTCGGCCGGACACTCCAGCCTCACCCTCTACATCCAGCTCTACCTGGCCGGGTTCGGACTGGAGCTGGCCGATCTCGAGCAGCTGCGCCGCTGGGGTTCGAAGACGCCGGGCCACCCGGAGTACCAGCACACCAAGGGTGTGGAGACCACCACCGGCCCGCTCGGCCAGGGCCTGGGCAACGCGGTCGGGATGGCGATGGCCGCCCGCCGCGAGCGCGGCCTGCTGGACCCGGACGCCGCCCCCGGCGAGAGCATCTTCGACCACCGCGTCTACGTGATCGCCTCGGACGGCGACATCGAGGAGGGCGTGACCTCGGAGGCCTCGTCCATCGCCGGCCGCCAGGAGCTGGGCAACCTGATCGTCTTCTACGACGACAACAAGATCTCCATCGAGGACGACACGAACATCGCGCTGTCCGAGGACGTCGCGAAGCGGTACGAGGCCTACGGCTGGCACGTGCAGGTCGTCGAGGGCGGCGAGGACGTCGTGGCGATCGAAGAGGCGATCAAGGCCGCGCAGGCCGAGACCGGGCGCCCGTCGTTCATCGTGCTGCGCACGATCATCGGCTACCCGGCGCCGACCAAGATGAACACCGGCAAGGCGCACGGTGCCGCGCTCGGCGCGGACGAAGTCGCCGCGGTGAAGAAGATCCTCGGCTTCGACCCGGAGCAGAGCTTCGCGGTCGAGGACGCCGTCATCGAGCACACCCGCAAGGCGCTCGACCGCGGCAAGGAGGAGCGGGCGGCCTGGCAGCAGCGGTTCGACGCGTGGGCCGCGGCCAACCCGGAGCGCAAGAAGCTGGCCGACCGGCTGGCCGCGCGCGAGCTGCCCGAGGGCTTCGCGGACGCGCTGCCGAAGTGGGAGCCGGACGCCAAGGGCATCGCCACCCGCAAGGCCTCCGGTGAGGTGCTCAACGCGCTCGCCGAGCCGATGCCCGAGCTGTGGGGTGGTTCCGCGGACCTCGCGGAGAGCAACAACACCACGATGAAGGGCGCCGACTCGTTCGGTCCGGAGAAGGCCGGCACCGACATGTGGCAGACGAACCCGTACGGGCGCACGCTGCACTTCGGCATCCGCGAGCACGCGATGGGCTCGATCCTCAACGGCATCGCGCTGCACGGCGGCACCCGGCCCTACGGCGCCACCTTCCTCACCTTCTCCGACTACATGCGCCCGCCGGTCCGGCTGGCCGCGCTGATGCACGCGCCGGTCATCTACGTGTGGACGCACGACTCGATCGGGCTCGGCGAGGACGGTCCCACGCACCAGCCGATCGAGCAGCTGGCCGCGCTGCGCGCGATCCCCGGCCTCAACGTGGTCCGCCCCGCGGACGCGAACGAGACCGCCTACGCGTGGAAGGCCGTGCTGGAGGACGTGCACGCCCCGTCCGGCTTCGCGCTGACCCGGCAGAACGTGCCGGTGCTGGAGGGCACGAACGCCGAGGGCGTGAAGAAGGGCGGCTACGTGCTGGCCGAGGCGTCCACCGGGGCACCAGAGGTGGTCCTCGTGGCGACCGGCTCCGAGGTCCAGCTGGCCGTGGAGGCGCGCAAAACGCTCGAAGCCGAGGGCACCCCCACCAGCGTGGTGTCGATGCCGTGTGTCGAGTGGTTCGAAGCGCAGGAACAGTCCTACAAGGACGCGGTGCTGCCGCCTTCGGTCAAGGCCCGGGTGTCGGTCGAGGCCGGTATCGCGCTGCCCTGGCACCGGATCACCGGTGATGCCGGGGTGAACGTGTCGATCGAGCACTACGGTGCCTCGGCCGACGCGGCCACACTGTTCCGTGAGTTCGGTTTCACCGCCGAGGCCGTCGTCGACGCCGCGCACCGCTCGATCGCCAAGACCAAGAACTGA
- the tal gene encoding transaldolase, whose translation MSTDRLAQLSEAGVSIWLDDLSRQRLNTGNLAELIRDKHVVGVTTNPTIFAGALSKGDAYDTQVKELADRGADLAGTVRELTTTDVRNAADLFRDVYNATNGVDGRVSIEVDPRLAKDTEKTVAEAKDLWKTVDRPNVLIKIPATEEGLPAITRTLAEGISVNVTLIFSVERYEAVIKAFFAGLEQAKANGHDLKGIHSVASFFVSRVDSEVDKRLNALGTDEAKALLGEAAIANARLAYAAFEDLFAGDRWKALAEAGANAQRPLWASTGVKDPAYSDTRYVDQLVVRNVVNTMPEKTMDSVADHLELSGDTVSGRGEQAKAVFDQLSAAGIDITDVFLTLENEGVEKFEKSWQELLDTVTGQLDKAKG comes from the coding sequence ATGAGTACTGATCGGCTCGCGCAGCTGTCCGAGGCCGGCGTCTCGATCTGGCTGGACGACCTCTCGCGGCAGCGCCTGAACACCGGCAACCTCGCCGAGCTCATCCGCGACAAGCACGTCGTCGGCGTCACCACCAACCCGACCATCTTCGCCGGCGCACTGTCGAAGGGCGACGCCTACGACACGCAGGTGAAGGAGCTGGCCGACCGCGGCGCGGACCTGGCCGGCACGGTGCGGGAGCTGACCACCACCGACGTGCGCAACGCGGCGGACCTGTTCCGCGACGTGTACAACGCCACGAACGGCGTGGACGGCCGGGTGTCCATCGAGGTCGACCCGCGGCTGGCCAAGGACACCGAGAAGACCGTGGCCGAGGCCAAGGACCTGTGGAAGACGGTCGACCGGCCGAACGTGCTGATCAAGATTCCCGCCACCGAGGAGGGCCTGCCCGCGATCACGCGCACGCTCGCCGAGGGCATCAGCGTCAACGTCACGCTGATCTTCTCGGTCGAGCGGTACGAGGCGGTCATCAAGGCCTTCTTCGCCGGCCTGGAGCAGGCGAAGGCCAACGGCCACGACCTCAAGGGCATCCACTCGGTCGCGTCGTTCTTCGTGTCCCGGGTGGACAGTGAGGTCGACAAGCGGCTCAACGCGCTGGGCACCGACGAGGCCAAGGCGCTGCTGGGCGAAGCGGCCATCGCCAACGCGCGGCTGGCGTACGCGGCCTTCGAGGACCTGTTCGCCGGTGACCGCTGGAAGGCCCTCGCCGAGGCGGGCGCCAACGCGCAGCGGCCGCTGTGGGCCTCCACCGGCGTGAAGGACCCGGCCTACTCCGACACCCGCTACGTGGACCAGCTCGTGGTCCGGAACGTGGTGAACACGATGCCGGAGAAGACCATGGACTCCGTCGCCGACCACCTGGAACTCAGCGGCGACACGGTGTCCGGCCGCGGCGAGCAGGCCAAGGCGGTGTTCGACCAGCTCAGCGCCGCGGGCATCGACATCACCGACGTGTTCCTGACCCTCGAGAACGAGGGTGTGGAGAAGTTCGAGAAGTCCTGGCAGGAGCTGCTCGACACGGTGACCGGCCAGCTGGACAAGGCGAAGGGCTGA
- a CDS encoding glucose-6-phosphate isomerase, which produces MTTGEETGVEIVDAALAGRAGPLAQRLAADGAAAKLAAQDATLWGPDTESEASIRLSWTTLHKSSRPLIGEIEALRTELRGEGVDRVVLAGMGGSSLAPEVITATEGVPLTVLDTTDPGQVADALAGDLERTVIVVSSKSGGTVETDSHRRIFAKAFADAGIDAARRIVVVTDPGSPFAELSEKEGYRKTFLADPHVGGRYSALTAFGLVPAGLAGADVARLLDQAAAVADTLAADSADNPAVKLAAAWAAAHEDGAEKVVLADTGSGITGFPDWAEQLIAESTGKLGTGLLPVAVEGPDSPGFAGAKDDATPVAIGAPEGPAKISVTGPLGAQFLLWEFATALAGRLIGINPFDQPDVEAAKKAARALLDDPEKLKGGEEPATVDGAVEVFGSEGVATEGTLTDVLRAFFGSVAEGGYFAVQAYLDRLDDASTSLLRGEIAKRTGVQTTFGWGPRFLHSTGQYHKGGHQNGSFLQITGAVAEDLAVPDRPYTLGQLQHAQALGDGQVLAEHGRPVLRLHLTDRAAGLAELVRAVQEAVQ; this is translated from the coding sequence ATGACCACAGGGGAAGAGACCGGCGTCGAGATCGTCGACGCCGCACTGGCAGGCAGGGCCGGGCCGCTGGCGCAGCGGCTGGCGGCCGACGGGGCCGCCGCGAAGCTCGCCGCGCAGGACGCCACGCTGTGGGGCCCGGACACGGAGTCCGAGGCTTCGATCCGGCTGTCCTGGACGACGCTGCACAAGTCCTCGCGTCCGTTGATCGGGGAGATCGAAGCACTGCGCACCGAATTGCGCGGCGAGGGCGTGGACCGCGTGGTGCTCGCGGGCATGGGCGGTTCCTCGCTCGCGCCGGAGGTCATCACGGCCACCGAAGGCGTGCCGCTGACGGTCCTCGACACGACCGACCCGGGCCAGGTGGCCGACGCGCTCGCGGGCGACCTCGAGCGCACCGTGATCGTGGTGTCGTCGAAGTCCGGCGGCACCGTGGAGACCGACAGCCACCGGCGGATCTTCGCCAAGGCGTTCGCGGATGCGGGCATCGACGCGGCCCGGCGGATCGTGGTCGTGACCGACCCCGGCTCGCCGTTCGCCGAACTGTCCGAAAAGGAGGGTTACCGCAAGACCTTCCTCGCCGATCCGCACGTCGGCGGCCGCTATTCGGCGCTGACCGCGTTCGGGCTGGTGCCGGCCGGGCTCGCCGGCGCGGACGTCGCGCGGCTGCTCGACCAGGCCGCCGCGGTGGCCGACACGCTGGCCGCGGACTCCGCGGACAACCCGGCGGTCAAGCTGGCCGCCGCATGGGCCGCCGCGCACGAGGACGGCGCGGAGAAGGTGGTGCTGGCCGACACCGGTTCGGGGATCACGGGATTCCCGGACTGGGCCGAGCAGCTGATCGCGGAGTCCACCGGCAAGCTCGGTACCGGGCTGCTGCCGGTGGCCGTGGAGGGGCCGGACTCCCCCGGCTTCGCCGGCGCCAAGGACGACGCGACCCCGGTCGCGATCGGCGCCCCGGAGGGTCCCGCGAAGATCTCGGTGACCGGCCCGCTCGGCGCGCAGTTCCTGCTGTGGGAGTTCGCCACCGCGCTGGCCGGCCGGCTGATCGGGATCAACCCGTTCGACCAGCCGGACGTCGAGGCCGCGAAGAAGGCGGCCCGTGCCCTGCTGGACGACCCGGAGAAGCTCAAGGGCGGGGAAGAACCGGCCACTGTGGACGGTGCGGTCGAGGTCTTCGGCAGCGAAGGCGTCGCCACCGAAGGCACGCTCACCGACGTGCTGCGCGCGTTCTTCGGCTCGGTGGCCGAAGGTGGCTACTTCGCGGTGCAGGCCTATCTGGACCGGCTCGACGACGCGTCCACCTCGTTGCTGCGCGGAGAGATCGCGAAGCGGACCGGGGTGCAGACCACGTTCGGCTGGGGTCCGCGGTTCCTGCACTCCACCGGGCAGTACCACAAGGGCGGCCACCAGAACGGCAGCTTCCTCCAGATCACCGGCGCGGTCGCCGAGGACCTGGCGGTGCCGGACCGCCCCTACACCCTGGGCCAGCTGCAGCACGCCCAGGCGCTCGGCGACGGCCAGGTCCTGGCCGAGCACGGGCGCCCGGTGCTGCGGCTGCACCTGACCGATCGCGCCGCCGGGCTCGCCGAGCTCGTGCGGGCAGTGCAGGAGGCCGTGCAGTGA
- the zwf gene encoding glucose-6-phosphate dehydrogenase — protein MTWRNPLRDGRDKRLPRIAGPSSLVIFGVTGDLARKKLMPAIYDLAHRGLLPAGFSLVGFARRDWEHQDFGELVHDSVREHARTPFKESVWNRLAEGIRFVQGTFDDDDAFDRLAETVRELDSERGTGGNTAFYLSIPPSAFPVVTKQLARSGLAAADENTWRRVVIEKPFGHDLRSARELNAIVNDVFPEESVFRIDHYLGKETVQNILALRFANQLFEPLWNANYIDHVQITMAEDIGLGGRAGYYDGIGAARDVIQNHLLQLLAFTAMDEPLSFEPKALRTEKAKVLAATKPLQPFTETTARGQYAGGWQGGTKVPGLLQEAGFAKDSTTETYAAVTLEVQNRRWAGVPFYLRTGKRMGRRVTEIAVVFKRAPHLPFDSTATEELGQNALVIRVQPDEGITLRFGSKVPGTTMEVRDVTMDFGYGHAFTESSPEAYERLILDVLLGEPSLFPVNEEVELSWEILDPVLDHWAKQGDSPEQYPPGSWGPKSADEMLERTGRNWRRP, from the coding sequence GTGACCTGGCGCAACCCGCTGCGGGACGGGCGGGACAAGCGGCTGCCCCGCATCGCGGGACCGTCCAGCCTGGTGATCTTCGGGGTCACCGGCGACCTGGCACGCAAGAAGCTGATGCCCGCCATCTACGACCTGGCCCACCGCGGCCTGCTGCCGGCCGGCTTCTCGCTGGTCGGTTTCGCCCGCCGGGACTGGGAGCACCAGGACTTCGGCGAGCTGGTGCACGATTCGGTGCGCGAGCACGCGCGGACGCCGTTCAAGGAGTCGGTGTGGAACCGGCTCGCCGAGGGCATCCGGTTCGTGCAGGGCACCTTCGACGACGACGACGCGTTCGACCGGCTCGCCGAAACCGTGCGGGAACTCGACTCCGAACGCGGCACCGGCGGGAACACCGCGTTCTACCTGTCGATCCCGCCGAGTGCGTTCCCGGTGGTCACCAAGCAGCTGGCGCGTTCCGGGCTGGCCGCGGCGGACGAGAACACCTGGCGCCGCGTGGTGATCGAGAAGCCGTTCGGGCACGATCTGCGCAGCGCCAGGGAACTCAACGCGATCGTCAACGACGTCTTCCCCGAGGAGTCGGTGTTCCGCATCGACCACTACCTCGGCAAGGAGACGGTGCAGAACATCCTCGCGCTGCGGTTCGCCAACCAGCTGTTCGAACCGCTGTGGAACGCGAACTACATCGACCACGTGCAGATCACCATGGCCGAGGACATCGGCCTCGGCGGCCGCGCGGGGTACTACGACGGGATCGGCGCCGCTCGCGACGTCATCCAGAACCACCTGCTGCAGCTGCTCGCCTTCACCGCGATGGACGAGCCGCTGTCGTTCGAGCCGAAGGCGCTGCGCACGGAGAAGGCGAAGGTGCTGGCGGCGACGAAACCGCTGCAGCCGTTCACCGAGACCACCGCGCGCGGGCAGTACGCCGGCGGCTGGCAGGGCGGCACGAAGGTGCCCGGCCTGCTGCAGGAAGCCGGCTTCGCGAAGGACTCCACGACCGAGACCTACGCCGCGGTGACGCTGGAGGTGCAGAACCGCCGCTGGGCGGGGGTGCCGTTCTACCTGCGCACCGGCAAGCGGATGGGCCGCAGGGTCACCGAGATCGCGGTGGTGTTCAAACGCGCGCCGCACCTGCCGTTCGATTCGACCGCGACCGAGGAGCTGGGGCAGAACGCACTGGTCATCCGGGTCCAGCCGGACGAGGGCATCACGCTGCGGTTCGGGTCGAAGGTGCCGGGGACCACGATGGAGGTCCGCGACGTCACGATGGACTTCGGCTACGGGCACGCGTTCACCGAGTCCTCCCCCGAGGCCTACGAGCGGCTGATCCTGGACGTGCTGCTGGGCGAGCCGTCGCTGTTCCCGGTGAACGAGGAGGTCGAGCTCTCCTGGGAGATCCTCGACCCGGTGCTCGACCACTGGGCGAAGCAGGGTGACTCGCCCGAGCAGTACCCGCCGGGCAGCTGGGGACCGAAGTCGGCCGACGAAATGCTGGAGCGTACCGGCCGGAACTGGAGGCGTCCGTGA